The Gasterosteus aculeatus chromosome 12, fGasAcu3.hap1.1, whole genome shotgun sequence DNA window ctgtttattcatgacattggtcgttaatttacaagcaagggatagaaatttaactgtatgttacagttattatgacatactgtaagatactcttagaaatgcaccgtacatttacagcaatttgttacagtgtatacCTGTAGCTGttacttttatccaaaacgtccatttatgtggagtaattgggggttaggggtcttgctcaggggcacttcgacttggcacagcgagcagccaggattcaaactaCAAACCTTGCGCTAcaaatgtctaacatttttgtcttgaaGGCATCTAATGCCAACGACAAACTCCAAcgactatgaccgaaatgagtttggttgtctttctttaatttgtggggaataaaatgcaaaagtatacggttataagtaaacggtaacattctagtatttataacacaaaaacagtaatcctatggtaacaaactgtaatccaattaCGGCAACATACGTTATATTatggtagggcactgtaaataaaacagtgagTAAAATAGTGTCGACTgtcagtaaattgcagttaattcacagtcaaattggttcaagtttaagGTAACATACAGTACAGTAATCCATTATAGGGTAACATACTGTATTCTACGGCAGTGTAccataaaaaaagagcaaattacTGGCATCCACTGCCAGTATTTTAACATTAATTGACTGTAAAGTTCACGCCAATTTactgtaatccattttacggtaacatagtgtaaaaaccatttacgctATTATACCGTGAAATAACGGTAAATTTACCGTTAATTTATGGTGacattttttacagtgtagAACAACAAACATAATTCAAGAGCTTCTCAAACCTGTAGTGCTGCAGTTTGTAACATTCTTCACTCAGTAACGTGTTCAGTATTCACTCCCTTTGTAGCTTTGGTTGTCCTTCACCTAACTAGGTGGGTCACCGTGGCCTTTAAGTGTGTGACAGCGTGGGGAGATAACAGACTGTTGAGATTAGATGTGCCTCCCTCCGGATGTTCGACTGATTCGCACAGTGTCAAGCATGTCAAATTTCTCTTTGTCTGAATTTCATTGAAGATAGAATTCTAGACATTCCACTGTGAGAGTGAAAGTAACACGTCTACCGTTGTTTCTGTGCTCAGGTCGGCCTGCTAAGTGGCATCTGTCTGATTGTGGGGACGATGATCGGATCGGGCATTTTCATCTCTCCTAAGGCTGTTCTGCTGTTCTCTGGAGCAGTGGGCCCCTCCCTTCTCATTTGGGCTTTTTGTGGCGTTTTAGCCACACTCGGTGAGAACGACATACAGACCAATGTCATTTAACACTAATAAACATAAAGGTATTTCAGTCTCTCTACTTTGATTTCTACCTCTGGATAGAAACGAGCTCACAGATCCTCATactgaaaacatgcaaacaagtAGTTTTGTACACATGTCATTTTCTAATTTTGGAGGTCAGGACTTTATGTTTCAATCAAACTACAAAGGTTCATGTAAAAAGTCATTATGGCGGTTGGTATGTCCGTATTtggttgtgtgtatttttgtgttgctACACAGGAGCACTGTGCTATGCTGAGCTTGGCACCATGATCACCAAATCGGGTGGGGAGTACTCGTATCTGATGGAGGCGTTCGGCCCCATCGTGGCCTACCTTTATTCCTGGACCACTATAATGGTGCTGAAGCCCTCCTCCTTAGCCATCATCACTCTGAGCTTCGCAGAATACGCATCCAGTCCTTTCTACCCTGGCTGTACTCCTCCCCTTGTTGTTACCAAGTGTCTGTCGGCTGCGGCCATAAGTAAGTCttactttaataaaaaaaagaaaattggatgTTGGTGTATATTTCAATACGTTGTGTGTAACATACGACTGAACACAGGATTAAATTACTTGATGAACAATAACTAATGCTGTTGTTATttcaacaaagaagaaaagaaaaacaattgaatTCTTATCAAATGACATTTCTTTTATAAAGTTGTCCATTAGGGAAAGGGACATTTCGGAAGTaatttgtacatttaaaaagtatACATCGAATGTGATAGATGCATTTCATTTCCCTAGTAATGTATCTTAATGTATATTTCTTCTGCTTCTAAGTTCTGATCGTCAGCGTCAACTGTTTGAGTGTCAAGCTGGCGAGCTACGTGCAAAATATCTTCACCCTCGCCAAACTCCTCATCATCCTCGTCATCATTGTAGCTGGCATTGTAATGCTGGCGAAAGGTGGGCCTAGTTTTCTGCTTCACTAATATACAACTTTTTACAAATTTTCATCGTTAAATAATCACAATTACTATAAACATCTGTATTGTTGTACATTTGTGTCCAGGAAACACTGAGAACCTGTCGAATGCGTTTGTCGGCACATCGTCGTCTTTTGGAGCAATCGGACTTGCGTTTTATAATGTGCTCTGGGCTTATGGTGGATGGTAACAGTCATACTTCACTTTTACCTTTAACATGCAGGGGGGGTTCATGGTTCATGCACAAACCCTCCTGGCACTGGGCATTGTAGCTACAGCAATGTGTGAGGTCCATTTTAGACGTTCCCTTTTTCTCTGCTTTACAGAAGAAGTTTAGTCAAGTTTTTGAATTCTTTAGAAGACAAATGCATGTGATCATAGAACTACAGCTCTTTCTATATCTTATGTTATGGCACCATGCCACCTTTTGAAGTTAACTTGTATTTTGTTTACTTAGGAATCAACTGAATTTCATTACAGAAGAGCTGAAACAGCCATCCAGGTGAGATAATGTTAATGTGAAATATGAAGTTGTGATAGTTGTTATGAAAGGTTGACGCAGCATGTCTGACAACTCCCTCCTCTCAGGAACTTGCCACTGGCCATCCTCATAGCGATCCCTTTGGTATCTGTCTGCTACGTGTTGGTCAACGTGGCATACTTCACTGTCATGACCGCCTCTGAACTGCTGttgtctccagctgttgctCTGGTAAGAAGCAGCAAGTCTGCCATGGTTAGAGAAAGGTTCAGTCATGAGTTTGAGAAGTAGTCAGTGTTGACTTTTCAGTGTGGTGTTGAATTCAAAAGACTTTTACATAATGAGGACTACCTACAGTCGCCATGTCATTTCTTGACAAATATTCACAGTATGTGTTACGTTTTGTTTATTCAATATATTTTTCACTGTGCTCAGCTTGGATCTTCTAAagggtctgtttgtgttttcttagaCTTTTGGAGACCGAGTCCTTTACCCAGTGTCTTGGATTGTTCCTCTCTTTGTAGTCTTCTCTACATTCGGCTCTGCCAATGGAAGCTGCTTCACCGCTGGCAGGTAAAAGCAATATACTGTCAcattatttggaaaatacacacCTGAAACCTAAACCTAATCCGCAAGAAGTTGAAATGACAAAAGTTGACAGAAATGATCTCGGAAatcgaaaaaaagaaagaagatacTGTTCAAGCTATTTCTCTCTTCTCACAGACTGGCCTATGTATCTGGGAGAGAGGGTCACATGGTTAAAATCTTATCCTATATTAGCCTGAAGCGCTATTCTCCAGCCCCTGCCCTCATGTTCAATGTGAGTCACACTTTTTGCCTTTGCATACATTTCAATTAGGTCTCTAATGATCATGTGACTTTTTGGTTGTATAAACTTCTGCATGGTTGTTCACTTTATGCTTGTTATAATTAAAATctcaaaaaaacctttttggaATTTCAACAGTGCATTGTaataaaaaattgaattttACAATGTTTATCACAGAAAGTCAGATAAATGATTAACTCCCGGCGCTGTTTCCTTTTTAagtaacattacatttttctcTATGTTTCAGGGTTTTTTAGCTCTTATCTATATTATCCCAGCTGACATCAACACTCTCATTAACTACTTCAGCTTCGCTCAATGGGTGTTTTACGGGCTAACAGCTTTGGGTCTTATAGTCATGCGTTTTACCAGGAAGGAGCTCCATCGACCAGTAAAGGTGAGGCTAGCTATCTTTTATAGTTGTTTGACTCAGCAGGCTTGTGCCTGCCGTAAGGAGTCTTGTCAACTTGGAGTTGCAAACTGTTTCTTATTTACAATCAGGTGTCTTCA harbors:
- the LOC120835330 gene encoding b(0,+)-type amino acid transporter 1 isoform X2, whose protein sequence is MDEGSITMRKESQNGSKGRCSESETKDKQPVKATVLQKDVGLLSGICLIVGTMIGSGIFISPKAVLLFSGAVGPSLLIWAFCGVLATLGALCYAELGTMITKSGGEYSYLMEAFGPIVAYLYSWTTIMVLKPSSLAIITLSFAEYASSPFYPGCTPPLVVTKCLSAAAIILIVSVNCLSVKLASYVQNIFTLAKLLIILVIIVAGIVMLAKGNTENLSNAFVGTSSSFGAIGLAFYNVLWAYGGWNQLNFITEELKQPSRNLPLAILIAIPLVSVCYVLVNVAYFTVMTASELLLSPAVALTFGDRVLYPVSWIVPLFVVFSTFGSANGSCFTAGRLAYVSGREGHMVKILSYISLKRYSPAPALMFNGFLALIYIIPADINTLINYFSFAQWVFYGLTALGLIVMRFTRKELHRPVKVPIVIPGLIVLVSFYLVLAPIIDKPEMEYLYCAVFIFSGLLLYYPFVYRKVNWACKLMRPITMHLQLLMEVVPPDKTE
- the LOC120835330 gene encoding b(0,+)-type amino acid transporter 1 isoform X1 yields the protein MHQWTEMDEGSITMRKESQNGSKGRCSESETKDKQPVKATVLQKDVGLLSGICLIVGTMIGSGIFISPKAVLLFSGAVGPSLLIWAFCGVLATLGALCYAELGTMITKSGGEYSYLMEAFGPIVAYLYSWTTIMVLKPSSLAIITLSFAEYASSPFYPGCTPPLVVTKCLSAAAIILIVSVNCLSVKLASYVQNIFTLAKLLIILVIIVAGIVMLAKGNTENLSNAFVGTSSSFGAIGLAFYNVLWAYGGWNQLNFITEELKQPSRNLPLAILIAIPLVSVCYVLVNVAYFTVMTASELLLSPAVALTFGDRVLYPVSWIVPLFVVFSTFGSANGSCFTAGRLAYVSGREGHMVKILSYISLKRYSPAPALMFNGFLALIYIIPADINTLINYFSFAQWVFYGLTALGLIVMRFTRKELHRPVKVPIVIPGLIVLVSFYLVLAPIIDKPEMEYLYCAVFIFSGLLLYYPFVYRKVNWACKLMRPITMHLQLLMEVVPPDKTE